The Pirellulales bacterium DNA window CAACCAGGCCCAGACGCGCGACATACGCGCGGCCTTCCGCAGAAACTCGCAGGCGACGCCCGCCAACAGCAGCCCATAGAAGAAGTGGACCATTCGGTCATAGTGAGTGCGCTGCCATTCGGCGGTCGGTTGCCCATCGCCGCCTTGCAGCAGATCGAACCATTCGTGATAGGGAACGTTGGAATAGAGATATCGCGCACCCAACAGGTGCAAACACAAGAAGGCCAGCACGGCCGTGTAGCTAGACAAACTCAACGGCTGAAGGAAATCGACCGTGACCAGGAAGATCACGGCAAGCACGGTCGGTATGTGCTGCAGAACGAGCTCATCCGGATACGGTGGGTAGAGGCAACTAATGATCCACAGCGCGACGAAGAGCCCCAGCAGCCAAAGCTTTCGCGTGCGCGCAGCAATGAAGGCGCGCCAATAACCATCACCAGGCGACATGGGCTACGCCTCGTTCTGCTCGCCCTTTGGCACGATCTCCCTCGTGCCGACGAACAACAGCGCGAACACCGCGGCGCCGAAGAGAAGCACCAGGCCGTAACCTAAGATTTTGACTTCCCCAAATCGGATCCCGAAGATC harbors:
- a CDS encoding DUF2238 domain-containing protein, coding for MSPGDGYWRAFIAARTRKLWLLGLFVALWIISCLYPPYPDELVLQHIPTVLAVIFLVTVDFLQPLSLSSYTAVLAFLCLHLLGARYLYSNVPYHEWFDLLQGGDGQPTAEWQRTHYDRMVHFFYGLLLAGVACEFLRKAARMSRVWAWLMAISVIMATSALYEIMEWCVALLLAPDAAEAYNGQQGDMWDAQKDMTLALFGSLIACAASVAASPLLRPNRSGAKTLSLRERAV